One Mycolicibacterium doricum genomic window, CCGTCGCCCAGGCGCCGGGTCCGTTGCGGATCGGGTTGTCGACGAAGTTCCCGTTCACCGGCTTCCACGCGACCCTGCATCCCGACATCCGGGCGGCGTTGCAGACCGTCGCAGGCCACCTGGAGGAACTCGGCCACAGCGTGCGGCCAGCGGACCCCGACTACACCGTCGGCATGTCGTGGAACTTTCTGTCCCGCTCGACATCTGGGCTGCTGGACTGGACCGAGCGGCTCGGGTACGGGGTGGATTTCGACAGGCGCACGAAGGCGAACCTGCGGATCGGGCGGCTGCTCTCCGAACACGTCCTGCGCAAGGCGAGGGCCAAGGAGGCCGCCGCCCAACGGCGGATCGGCTGGGTGTTCAACCTCTGTGACGTGGTGCTGGCGCCCACCACCGCGCAGCCGCCGCCACGCGTCCACGATTTCGACGAGCTCGGCGGACTGGCCACCGATCGCACCATGATCAAGGCGTGTCCGGTCACCTGGCCGTGGAACCTGCTCGGCTGGCCGTCGATCAACGTGCCGGCCGGGTTCACTGCCGACGGACTCCCCATCGGGGTGCAGCTGATGGGCCCCGCCGAGAGTGAGCCGCTGCTGATCTCCCTGGCCGCCGAGCTGGAGGCGGTCGGCGGGTGGGCCGCCCGTCAGCCCGAGGCGTGGTGGGAGACGCCGCAGGTGCGGCCGGCCGGGACGCCCGCGGCCGACGACGCGCCGACCGGTGACGACCCGGACCTGCGCGAGACGGCTTAGAAGCCGAGTCGGCCAAGCTGTTTGGGATCGCGTTGCCAGTTCTTGGCGATCTTGACGCGCAGCTCGAGGTAGACCTTCGTGCCGAGTAACTTCTCGATCTGCGTGCGTGCGGCCGTGCCGACCTCGCGCAGGCGCGCGCCACCCTTACCGATCACGATGCCCTTCTGGCTGTCGCGTTCGACGAAGAGGATCGCGTGCACATCGACGAGGTCACCCTGTTCGGGTGAGCGTCCCTCGCGCGGGCTCACCTCGTCGATGACCACCGCCAGGGAATGCGGCAGTTCGTCGCGCACGCCTTCCAGGGCAGCCTCGCGGATGAGTTCGGCCATCAGGGTTTCCTCGGGCTCGTCGGTCAACTCACCGTCGGGGTAGAACGCCGGGCCGGGCGGGAGCTTGCCGGCCAGCACGTCGGTCAGTACGTCGAGTTGTTCACCGGTGGTCGCCGCGACGGGCACGATCTCCGCGTCGGGCCCGACCAGTTCGCTGACCGCGACCAATTGGGCGGCGACCCGGTCGCGAGGCACCTTGTCGATCTTGGTGACGATGGCGACCAGGGTGGTCCTCGGCGCGACGGCGCGGATCTGCTCGTGAATCCACCGGTCCCCCGGCCCGATCGCCTCGTCGGCGGGGATGCACAGTCCGATCACGTCCACCTCGGAGTAGGTGGCCTTGACCAGGTCGTTGAGCCGCTGTCCCAGCAGCGTGCGCGGACGGTGCAGACCGGGCGTGTCGACGAGGATGATCTGGAAATCGTCGCGATGCACGATGCCGCGGATCGTGTGCCGGGTGGTCTGTGGCCGCTTCGAAGTGATCGCCACCTTTGCACCGACCAGCGCGTTCGTCAGCGTCGACTTACCGGTGTTCGGCCTGCCGACCAAACACACGAAGCCCGAACGGAATTCGCTCACGCCCGGCTCCATCTAAGCGGCTTCCCGGTCCGGTCGGTGACGAGCACCGCGGCGCCGGCGGAAAGCTCCCGCACCGCGGCCACCCCCGCGTCGTCGGCCGAGCCGCCGACCAGCACCGCCACCTCGAACCCGGCGGCGCCGCTCGACACCGCCGCGGCCACCGCCGCCTGCAGGGCGGTCAGCGGCAGCGCATCCAGTGCGACGGGGGCGCCGGCGTAGGTGCGGCCGTCGAGGTCGCGCACGGCGGCGCCACTGGCGGCCTCCGCGCGCACCATCGCGCCGCGGGCCAGTACGACCAGTTTGCCGTCCTCGGGGTCGAGTTCAGTCACCGCGCTCCTCGGGTTCGGTCTCGTCGTCGTGCTCGGGTTCGGCGGGACTGACCAGGACGGTGCCGATGCGCACCCGGCCGCGGTGGTCCGGGCCGCCTTCGGCCTTGAGCCGCAGGCCATCCCAGGTGACCTCGGCACCGGGCAGCGGCACCCGCCCCAGCTCGAAGGCGACCAGACCGCCGACGGTGTCGACGTCGAGATCCTCGCCGAACTCGGTGTCGTAGAGCTCGCCGAGGTCCTCGATGGGCAGCCGTGCGGACACCCGGTACTCCCGGTTGCCGAGCTCTTCGACCGGCGCCACCTCGTCGGTGTCGTATTCGTCGGCGATCTCGCCGACGATCTCCTCGAGCACGTCTTCGATGGTGACCAGCCCGGCGATGGCGCCGTACTCGTCGACCAGCAGTGCCATGTGGTAGCGGTCGCGCTGCATCTCTCGTAGCAGTTCGTCGAGCGGTTTGGAGTCCGGTACGAACACCGGGTCGCGCATCACCTGGTCGACGGTGGTGTCGCGGCCGCCGTTCATCGAGTAGTACGTCTGCTGGACGAGGTCTTTCAGATAGACCACGCCGACGACGTCGTCGACGTTCTCCCCGATCACGGGTATGCGGGAGTGTCCGCTGCGCACCGCCAGCGAGGTGGCCTGCCCGGCTGTCTTGCCGCTCTCGATCCACACCATCTCGGTGCGCGGCACCATCACCTCACGGGCGGCGGTGTCGCCGAGCTCGAACACCGACTGGATCATCCGGCGCTCGTCGTCGGCCACCACCCCGCGCTTCTGCGCCAGGTCGACGACCTCCCGCAGCTCGATCTCCGAGGCGAACGGTCCGTTGCGGAAGCCGCGGCCGGGGGTGAGAGCGTTGCCGATCAACACCAGCAGACGGCTGATCGGCGTGAGCAGAACCGAAATCGCCTGCAGCGGAAGCGCCGTGTACAGCGCGATGGGATAGGCATTCTGGCGCCCGACGGTGCGCGGCCCG contains:
- a CDS encoding cytidine deaminase, which encodes MTELDPEDGKLVVLARGAMVRAEAASGAAVRDLDGRTYAGAPVALDALPLTALQAAVAAAVSSGAAGFEVAVLVGGSADDAGVAAVRELSAGAAVLVTDRTGKPLRWSRA
- the era gene encoding GTPase Era, with product MSEFRSGFVCLVGRPNTGKSTLTNALVGAKVAITSKRPQTTRHTIRGIVHRDDFQIILVDTPGLHRPRTLLGQRLNDLVKATYSEVDVIGLCIPADEAIGPGDRWIHEQIRAVAPRTTLVAIVTKIDKVPRDRVAAQLVAVSELVGPDAEIVPVAATTGEQLDVLTDVLAGKLPPGPAFYPDGELTDEPEETLMAELIREAALEGVRDELPHSLAVVIDEVSPREGRSPEQGDLVDVHAILFVERDSQKGIVIGKGGARLREVGTAARTQIEKLLGTKVYLELRVKIAKNWQRDPKQLGRLGF
- a CDS encoding hemolysin family protein is translated as MSGLPQLVGVIALVGFGAVFAAIDAALSTVSMARVEELVREERPGAVRLQRVMHERPRYINLIVLLRIACEVSATVLLAAYLEGHLGVSWGLTAAAGIMVVANFVAVGVGPRTVGRQNAYPIALYTALPLQAISVLLTPISRLLVLIGNALTPGRGFRNGPFASEIELREVVDLAQKRGVVADDERRMIQSVFELGDTAAREVMVPRTEMVWIESGKTAGQATSLAVRSGHSRIPVIGENVDDVVGVVYLKDLVQQTYYSMNGGRDTTVDQVMRDPVFVPDSKPLDELLREMQRDRYHMALLVDEYGAIAGLVTIEDVLEEIVGEIADEYDTDEVAPVEELGNREYRVSARLPIEDLGELYDTEFGEDLDVDTVGGLVAFELGRVPLPGAEVTWDGLRLKAEGGPDHRGRVRIGTVLVSPAEPEHDDETEPEERGD